A genomic region of Pseudorca crassidens isolate mPseCra1 chromosome 10, mPseCra1.hap1, whole genome shotgun sequence contains the following coding sequences:
- the RAB7A gene encoding ras-related protein Rab-7a, giving the protein MTSRKKVLLKVIILGDSGVGKTSLMNQYVNKKFSNQYKATIGADFLTKEVMVDDRLVTMQIWDTAGQERFQSLGVAFYRGADCCVLVFDVTAPNTFKTLDSWRDEFLIQASPRDPENFPFVVLGNKIDLENRQVATKRAQAWCYSKNNIPYFETSAKEAINVEQAFQTIARNALKQETEVELYNEFPEPIKLDKNDRAKASAESCSC; this is encoded by the exons ATGACCTCGAGGAAGAAAGTGCTACTGAAGGTTATCATCCTGGGAGATTCTGG AGTCGGTAAGACATCACTCATGAACCAGTATGTGAACAAGAAATTCAGTAATCAGTACAAAGCCACAATAGGAGCAGACTTCCTGACAAAGGAGGTGATGGTGGATGACAGACTAGTTACGATGCAG ATCTGGGACACGGCCGGACAGGAGAGGTTCCAGTCTCTGGGTGTGGCCTTCTACAGAGGCGCAGACTGCTGCGTCCTGGTGTTTGACGTGACTGCCCCCAACACGTTCAAAACCCTCGACAGCTGGAGAGACGAATTCCTCATCCAGGCCAGTCCCCGGGATCCTGAGAACTTCCCCTTTGTTGTTCTGGGAAACAAGATTGACCTCGAAAACAGACAA GTGGCCACAAAGCGGGCACAGGCCTGGTGCTACAGCAAAAACAACATTCCCTACTTCGAGACCAGTGCCAAGGAGGCCATCAACGTGGAGCAGGCCTTCCAGACGATTGCCCGGAACGCGCTGAAGCAG gaAACGGAGGTGGAGCTGTACAATGAATTCCCCGAGCCCATCAAACTGGACAAGAACGACCGGGCCAAGGCCTCGGCCGAGAGCTGTAGCTGCTGA